One Dromiciops gliroides isolate mDroGli1 chromosome 3, mDroGli1.pri, whole genome shotgun sequence DNA segment encodes these proteins:
- the HES1 gene encoding transcription factor HES-1: MPADIMEKNSSSPVAATPANVNTTPDKPKTASEHRKSSKPIMEKRRRARINESLSQLKTLILDALKKDSSRHSKLEKADILEMTVKHLRTLQRAQMTAALSTDPTVLGKYRAGFSECMNEVTRFLSTCEGVNTDVRTRLLGHLANCMSQIHALNYPPPHPALPPPAPGGPHGPPFGQPLVALPGAAAPPGGGGGGSAGAGSGSGVPCKLGASAAATTAAADGAKVFGGFQVVPAPDGQFAFLIPNAAFSHSGPVIPVYTHAGGGAAGAVSPSSGPSLTADSVWRPW; the protein is encoded by the exons ATGCCAGCTGACATCATGGAGAAAAATTCCTCCTCCCCTGTAGCTGCCACCCCAGCCAATGTCAATACGACGCCCGATAAGCCAAAGACTGCATCCGAGCACAGGAAG TCATCCAAACCAATCATGGAGAAAAGGAGACGAGCACGAATAAATGAAAGCCTGAGCCAGCTGAAAACGCTCATCTTGGATGCCCTTAAAAAAGAC AGCTCCAGGCACTCCAAGCTGGAGAAGGCAGACATCCTGGAGATGACGGTGAAACATCTGCGGACCCTGCAGCGAGCCCAGATGACTG CTGCGCTCAGCACCGACCCAACCGTTCTGGGCAAATACCGCGCGGGATTCAGCGAGTGCATGAACGAGGTTACCCGCTTCCTGTCGACGTGCGAGGGGGTGAACACGGACGTCCGCACGCGCTTGCTGGGCCACCTGGCCAACTGCATGAGCCAGATCCACGCCCTGAACTACCCGCCGCCGCACCCCGCGCTGCCGCCCCCGGCGCCCGGCGGCCCGCACGGCCCCCCCTTCGGGCAGCCTTTGGTGGCCCTCCCCGGGGCCGCGGCGCCCCCCggcggcgggggtggggggtcgGCGGGCGCAGGCAGCGGGAGCGGCGTGCCGTGTAAGCTAGGGGCTAGTGCTGCTGCGACAACGGCCGCCGCCGACGGGGCCAAGGTGTTCGGCGGCTTCCAGGTCGTGCCGGCCCCCGACGGCCAGTTCGCCTTCCTCATCCCCAACGCGGCCTTCTCGCACAGCGGGCCGGTGATCCCCGTGTACACCCACGCAGGCGGGGGCGCGGCCGGCGCCGTGTCCCCGTCCAGCGGCCCCTCGCTCACGGCCGACTCGGTGTGGAGACCCTGGTGA